Proteins encoded in a region of the Marmota flaviventris isolate mMarFla1 chromosome 3, mMarFla1.hap1, whole genome shotgun sequence genome:
- the Asic1 gene encoding acid-sensing ion channel 1 isoform X2 → MPIQIFCSVSFSSGEEVPGSLGDVWGPHHHHQQQRNSSESEEEKEKEKDASRKEAIKGDSPVDLVAFANSCTLHGASHVFVEGGPGPRQALWAVAFVLALGAFLCQVGDRVAYYLSYPHVTLLDEVATTELAFPAVTLCNTNAVRLSQLSYPDLLYLAPMLGLDESDDPGVPLAPPGPEAFSEEPFNLHRFYNRSCHRLEDMLLYCSYRGGPCGPHNFSVVFTRYGKCYTFNSGRDGRPRLKTMKGGTGNGLEIMLDIQQDEYLPVWGETDETSFEAGIKVQIHSQDEPPFIDQLGFGVAPGFQTFVACQEQRLIYLPPPWGTCKAVTMDSDFFDSYSITACRIDCETRYLVENCNCRMVHMPGDAPYCTPEQYKECADPALDFLVEKDQEYCVCEMPCNLTRYGKELSMVKIPSKASAKYLAKKFNKSEQYIGENILVLDIFFEVLNYETIEQKKAYEIAGLLGDIGGQMGLFIGASILTVLELFDYAYEVIKHKLCRRGKCQKEAKRSSADKGVALSLDDVKRHNPCESLRGHPAGMTYAANILPHHPARGTFEDFTC, encoded by the exons ATGCCAATCCAGATCTTCTGCTCTGTGTCATTCTCCTCTGGAGAGGAAGTCCCAGGGTCCTTGGGAGATGTCTGGGGTCCCCATCATCACCACCAGCAACAGCGGAACAGCTCAGAATccgaagaggagaaagagaaggaaaaggatgcATCAAGGAAGGAGGCCATCAAGGGGGATTCACCCGTGGATTTGGTGGCTTTTGCCAATAGCTGCACCCTCCATGGTGCCAGCCATGTCTTTGTGGAAGGGGGTCCAGGGCCAAGGCAGGCTTTGTGGGCTGTGGCCTTTGTCCTGGCATTGGGTGCCTTCCTGTGCCAGGTAGGGGACCGTGTTGCTTATTACCTCAGCTACCCTCATGTGACCCTGCTAGACGAAGTGGCCACCACAGAGCTGGCCTTCCCAGCCGTCACCCTCTGCAACACCAATGCTGTGCGGCTGTCCCAGCTCAGCTATCCTGACTTGCTCTACCTGGCCCCCATGCTGGGGCTGGATGAAAGTGATGATCCTGGGGTGCCCCTTGCTCCACCTGGGCCAGAGGCTTTTTCTGAGGAGCCCTTTAATCTTCACCGTTTCTACAATCGCTCCTGCCACCGGCTGGAGGACATGCTGCTCTATTGCTCCTACCGCGGGGGGCCCTGTGGCCCTCACAACTTCTCCGTG GTCTTCACACGGTATGGAAAGTGCTACACATTCAACTCGGGTAGAGATGGGCGGCCCCGGCTGAAGACCATGAAGGGTGGGACAGGCAATGGGCTAGAGATCATGCTGGACATCCAGCAGGACGAGTACTTACCTGTATGGGGAGAGACTG ACGAGACATCCTTTGAAGCGGGAATCAAAGTACAGATACACAGTCAGGATGAACCTCCTTTCATCGACCAGCTGGGCTTTGGTGTGGCCCCAGGCTTCCAGACCTTTGTGGCCTGCCAGGAGCAGCGG CTCATCTACCTGCCCCCACCCTGGGGCACCTGCAAAGCTGTTACCATGGACTCGGATTTCTTCGACTCCTACAGCATCACTGCCTGCCGCATTGACTGTGAGACACGTTATCTGGTGGAAAACTGCAACTGCCGCATGGTACACATGCCAG GGGATGCACCATACTGCACTCCAGAGCAGTATAAGGAGTGTGCAGATCCTGCCCTGG ACTTCCTGGTGGAGAAGGACCAGGAGTACTGCGTATGTGAAATGCCCTGCAACCTGACCCGATATGGCAAGGAGCTGTCCATGGTTAAGATCCCCAGCAAAGCCTCAGCCAAGTACCTGGCCAAGAAGTTCAACAAGTCTGAACAGTACATAGG GGAGAACATCCTCGTGTTGGACATTTTCTTTGAAGTCCTCAACTATGAGACCATTGAGCAGAAGAAGGCCTATGAGATTGCAGGGCTCCTGG GTGACATCGGGGGTCAGATGGGGCTTTTCATCGGGGCCAGCATCCTCACGGTGCTGGAGCTCTTTGACTACGCCTATGAG GTTATAAAGCACAAATTGTGCCGAAGAGGGAAGTGCCAGAAGGAGGCCAAGAGGAGCAGTGCAGACAAGGGCGTGGCCCTCAGCCTGGATGACGTCAAAAGACAC AACCCGTGCGAGAGCCTCCGGGGCCACCCTGCC
- the Asic1 gene encoding acid-sensing ion channel 1 isoform X4 — MKGGTGNGLEIMLDIQQDEYLPVWGETDETSFEAGIKVQIHSQDEPPFIDQLGFGVAPGFQTFVACQEQRQLIYLPPPWGTCKAVTMDSDFFDSYSITACRIDCETRYLVENCNCRMVHMPGDAPYCTPEQYKECADPALDFLVEKDQEYCVCEMPCNLTRYGKELSMVKIPSKASAKYLAKKFNKSEQYIGENILVLDIFFEVLNYETIEQKKAYEIAGLLGDIGGQMGLFIGASILTVLELFDYAYEVIKHKLCRRGKCQKEAKRSSADKGVALSLDDVKRHNPCESLRGHPAGMTYAANILPHHPARGTFEDFTC, encoded by the exons ATGAAGGGTGGGACAGGCAATGGGCTAGAGATCATGCTGGACATCCAGCAGGACGAGTACTTACCTGTATGGGGAGAGACTG ACGAGACATCCTTTGAAGCGGGAATCAAAGTACAGATACACAGTCAGGATGAACCTCCTTTCATCGACCAGCTGGGCTTTGGTGTGGCCCCAGGCTTCCAGACCTTTGTGGCCTGCCAGGAGCAGCGG CAGCTCATCTACCTGCCCCCACCCTGGGGCACCTGCAAAGCTGTTACCATGGACTCGGATTTCTTCGACTCCTACAGCATCACTGCCTGCCGCATTGACTGTGAGACACGTTATCTGGTGGAAAACTGCAACTGCCGCATGGTACACATGCCAG GGGATGCACCATACTGCACTCCAGAGCAGTATAAGGAGTGTGCAGATCCTGCCCTGG ACTTCCTGGTGGAGAAGGACCAGGAGTACTGCGTATGTGAAATGCCCTGCAACCTGACCCGATATGGCAAGGAGCTGTCCATGGTTAAGATCCCCAGCAAAGCCTCAGCCAAGTACCTGGCCAAGAAGTTCAACAAGTCTGAACAGTACATAGG GGAGAACATCCTCGTGTTGGACATTTTCTTTGAAGTCCTCAACTATGAGACCATTGAGCAGAAGAAGGCCTATGAGATTGCAGGGCTCCTGG GTGACATCGGGGGTCAGATGGGGCTTTTCATCGGGGCCAGCATCCTCACGGTGCTGGAGCTCTTTGACTACGCCTATGAG GTTATAAAGCACAAATTGTGCCGAAGAGGGAAGTGCCAGAAGGAGGCCAAGAGGAGCAGTGCAGACAAGGGCGTGGCCCTCAGCCTGGATGACGTCAAAAGACAC AACCCGTGCGAGAGCCTCCGGGGCCACCCTGCC